The genomic region CTTCCGTCGCAAGTCCAGTGTGCAGCCGGTTCGTCTTTGTGGGATTTGGTGATGATTTCCACCTTTTCGGCAACCATAAAGGCCGAGTAAAAACCAAGTCCGAAATGCCCGATGATTCCGGAATCTTTAGCCGAATCTTTGTATTTTTCCAAAAATTCTTCCGCTCCTGAAAAGGCAACCTGATTGATGTATTTTTCAACCTCTTCGGCTGTCATACCCAATCCCTGGTCGATAATGTGTATTTTTTTAGCGTCTTTGTTGATCTTTACCTCTATAATCGGATTTCCATATTCTACTTTAGACTCGCCAATACTGGTAAGGTGTTTTAATTTTAGTGTGGCATCCGTCGCGTTCGATACAAGTTCACGAAGGAAAATTTCGTGGTCACTGTATAAAAACTTCTTGATTAAAGGAAAGATGTTTTCTACCGATACATTGATTTTTCCTGTAGTCATATAATAGCTGTATTTTTTTTGTTAAACTTTTCCTGATTTATACAAATTAAGTACCAAACCGAAAAAAAGTGACAAAATGACCGAAATGCATCTTTTAATGGAAAAATTCTTACTCAAAATTTAACAAATTTAGGCTGTAGGTAGTATATTTGTGTTAGTTATTTTAAAGCGCTCTATATGAAAAAATTAATTTTCTTAAGTGTACTTACCATGATGCTGTTTTCATGTAAGTCAACGTCGGTAACCAACACGAAGTTAGACCGAACTTCACAGGTTGCAATTAAAGGTAACTGGGTTTTAAGCTCTGTTAGTTACCCGGGTTCAGAATACATTAAGGTGAATTCGTTTCAGATCGCCGATTCAAAGTGCTTTGAAGGAAGCAGCTGGAAATTTATTTCAAACAACAACAAAGGGAATATGGCCCTGGAAAAAGCCAATTGTCCGGCTTTCGCTTCTGCTTTTACCTGGTTTGTAAATAAAGAAGGTGAGTTTGTTTTAAAACTTCTGGATGCGGGTGAAAAAGCCAAAAAAGTAAAAGAAGGCTATGTGTTGAAATTAGCCAATCAGTCGGAAACATCGTTCCAGTTGATCGATAAAATCAACGTAGGTGGTAAACTGACAGACGTTGTATACCAGTTTGAAAAATTGAACTAATAAAAAGTAAAATTAAGAATATGAAAAAGATAACAATTTATACAATAGCAGCGGTATTCATGATCGGATCCGTTTTTACAAGCTGTGATTCGGTTAAAAACGCAAATAATACTCAAAAAGGTGCCGGTATCGGTGCTGTAGCCGGTGCGGTTTTGGGTGGTGTACTTGGAAACAATATCGGTAAAGGTGGAAATGGTGCTTTAGGTGCGGTTCTC from Flavobacterium sp. WV_118_3 harbors:
- a CDS encoding lipocalin family protein, which codes for MKKLIFLSVLTMMLFSCKSTSVTNTKLDRTSQVAIKGNWVLSSVSYPGSEYIKVNSFQIADSKCFEGSSWKFISNNNKGNMALEKANCPAFASAFTWFVNKEGEFVLKLLDAGEKAKKVKEGYVLKLANQSETSFQLIDKINVGGKLTDVVYQFEKLN